The nucleotide window TCCCCGCAAGTCCGTTATAGCGGACATTATTTAAAGATTGGTGGACAATGAGAATGGCATTGTTGACAACCGTACCGATTAAAATGATAAATCCCAGCATACTCAGAACATCAAACCCCTGGGGAGCAATAAAGTTGTTGACGGCCCAAAGCCCGACAAGACCGCCTGCCGCAGCCAGAGGAATGGTAAAAAGAATGATAAAGGGATATAAAAAGTTTTCAAATAAGGCCGCCATCAAAAGATAGGTGATTATCAAAGCCAGAAGCAGGTTCCATTGAAGGGCCTTGCGGGTTTCCACAAGTTTATCTGCATTGCCGCCCACAGACACATTAACGGTTTTCAGTGTTCCTGTTTCTTTTACAGAAGGAATAATCTCATTTTCAATGAGTTCCATGGCGCTTTGCAGGGCCAGATCGGCAGGCGGTGTTACCTGGAGGGTAATGGTCCTGTTTCGTTCCAGGTGATTTATCTGTGGCATTCCCTCGCTGTATGATACTTGTGCCACATCCCTGACCCGGATCAGGTCTCCAAAGCTGTTGACAATGGTGCTGTTTAAAATATCCTCTGGTGAGGTGCCAAACGAATCCCTGCCTTTGAGTACCAGATCAACCTGTTTGATTCCCTCTGGACGGTATTCTTCGATTTTACGGCCATCCATTAGAATATCGACATAAACACCCAACTCTTCCGGTGTAAGGCCGTTGGCTGCAAGTTTTTCTTTGTTTGGGATGATTTGCACCTCGGGATAGCTGGCTTCAAGGGACGGAACCGGGCGGACCTGTGTGTTTTGCATTTTTGATTGTATGGTGCCGAACAGGGCATATGCCGCCTGGAGAATATCTTGAATGTTTTCTCCTGAAATATTGACATCCACGGTTCTGCCTTTTCCAATATCTGATTCAAAAATACCGGTTTGAATACTGACGCCGAAAACCCCCGGAATGTCCCCCATTACCCTGGTAAAAAGAGGGATCAGTTCCCTGGCACGGGTTTCATGGGTGCTGATCCCGCCAAACAGCGTGATACGGTCAGCGCCCACAAAAAACATATGCTTGATCATGGGAAATCCTTCTTTGTCGTCTTCTTCAAAATACGGCTGGGTTTGCTTGTATATGTTTTTGCCCATGCTTTTGAGTTTTTCCACTGAATAACCAGGTGGCGGAATGAGAATATTCAAAATAAGATTTCTATTGCCCTGGGGCAGATATTCTGCACTGGGAAGCAGCCATGATGTCAGGCCAATGGACAGGCTGGTAAACACAATAATGGTTGCCAGCCGGGTAATGGTGTTTTTCATGCTCAGGTTGCTGAGTTTCATTATTATGCCGGACAGAAAAGGGCCTACAATGCTTTTTTGCAGACGGTTGGTCTTGATGTCGTTTCTTTTTTTGTAAAACAGGTGAAACAGTGTGGGAATAACGGAAACAGAAACAATGAGACTCAGGAAAATGGAAGATGTAATGGCAATGGCGATGTCACGGAACAACTGCCCTGCCTCTTCCTGGATAAAGATGACCGGTAAAAATACGGCAACAGTTGTGGCTGTGGAAGCAAGAACCGCGCCCCATACCTCTTTTGTCCCTTCATATGCGGCGTCAAAAGCGCTTTTGCCGGTTTTGCGGTGCCGGTCTACATTTTCAAGCACCACAATGGAGTTGTCCACCAGCATGCCCACGGCAAATGATATTCCCGCCATGCTCACAACATTAAGGTTTCTTCCCAGCAGCCAGAGAAAGATAAAACAGCCTATAGCTGAAATGGGAATTGCAATGCCTGTGATCAGCGTTGTCCTGACACTTCTTAAAAACAGCAGAAGAACACCGATTGCCAAAAGACTTCCGATGACTATATTGCGTTTAACCAGGTCGGTTGCTGTATTAATGTAAGGACGTTGATCATATACTATTTCCAGGTTCAGGTTGTTGTCGGCAAGGATGGTGCTGTTCAGCTTTATAACAGCTTTTTCCACGGCATCTGTCATGCTTAAAACATTGGCCCCTTTTTCCTTTTTTACACCCACTACAATTACCTGCACTCCATTGGTCAGAACTGAAGCAGCTTCTTTTTTATACCCTTTTTCAACCTTTGCCACATCCCGCAGATAGACCCGTTTGATTCCGTCATCAAAAATAACCACATCAAGGGCATCCTCAGGAGTTTGAAACTGGTTTATGGTTCGGATGCGGTAATTTTTTTTGGACATGCCGAGAATGCCTGCGGAAATATTCTGGTTTGCATAGCGTATGGATGTGATGATCTGGTTTATGGACACATTATAGCGGGCCATTTTCTGGGCATCAATAATTACATCCAGAGTGGTGTCAGTGCCGCCAAATACCAGAAGGGAGCCTACACCGTTAATACGTTCCAGGTGTTGCCGGACATTATCCTCAAAAAATGTTTTGAATTGATTGATATGATTCTTGTTTTCATGTGTTGTTTTAAGGGTCATCCAGATGATGGGCGAGCTGTCAGCCCCGGAAGATTCTATGATGGGTTCGTTTACGTTTTCCGGATAATTGCCGACCTCTGCCATTTTATTGGATACTCTGAGCAGCGCGTCATCCAGGTCTGTACCGATTTTAAAGGACAGGGTGATTTCACCTAAGCCGTTGTAACTGGAACTTTCCATTTTGGTGAGTCCCTGCAGACCTTTCAGTACTTTTTCCTGTTTTTCAATGATTTCTTTTTCAATTTCATATGGTGTTGCGCCATACCAGGTCGTATTCACGGTAATCAAAGGAGTTTCAACATCCGGTGTCAGCTGGACCGGAAGTCTTTGGAGTCCGATCAGTCCGAACATGACCGTCATGATAACGCCCACTGCCACGGTTACCGGTTTGTTGATAAAAAAACTGATGATATTCATTTGATCTTCTCCGGCAATTTTGATTTTTTAAATAATTTCAGGTTATTTTGATTCAGATTGTTTCAACTCAGGCTGTTCTGATTTAATTGGTTCCGACAATGACAACAGACTGGCCCGGCCGAAGCCTTTCATTTCCCTCAACAATTATTGGCAGGCCATCTGTAAAATGTGCATTGTTAGCGCCAACACTGTTCCCCAGATAGGTCACTATGCTGACCGGCAGCATGGCTGCTTTTTTTTCCCTGATGGTATAAACAAAATCATTTCCCTGGAATTTTATTAATGCATCTCTTGGGATCATGGCCAGTTTTTGCGGGGTGCCGGTGGAAATAAACACCGTGGCCGACATGTTCTGGGCCACTTTTTCCAACATGGGAATGCGTATTTTCAAGAATACGTTTTTGGTTTTTGGATCTGCTATGGGAATTAGATTATCAATGGTTCCGGTGAGTTTTTTGTTATAGGCATTGATGGTGACCGGTACTTTTTGACCCACAAAAATAAATTTTAACAAGGTTTCAGCTATTGGTACTTTGATAAAAAGATCATTGACCGACCCGATACTGATCAAAATTTTTCCCTGCTGAACCCAGTCACCTGAATCCACATTTTTTTCAAGAATAATGCCGTCAAACGGCGCATTAATAACGCTTTTTCTTTTTTGGATCAGCAGTTTTTCCAGGGTTTTTTGTGCAGCGTATTTTTTTAAAACAGCCTCTTGATAAACAAACTCTGCATCATCATAATCTTTTTCCCTGATCGTGCTTTTTTTATACAAAGACGCCATTCGCTGATAATTTTTTTTTGAATGATTGATACTAAGCTCTGCCTGCTCAACTTGATTTTGATGGAGGACAATCTCTTTTTCAAGTATTTCAGTGTCCAGGTGAACCAAAGGGCTTGTTTTGGTAATCCTGTCACCTGTACTGACATCAATACGGGTGACCAGCCCTGAAACTTCTGAAGATACATAGCTTATACGTTCATAATAAAGTGTGCCGATAAAAGAACGGTTTTGGGCTACTTCTTGAAACATGATTTTTGAGATGACTACTTTTGCAGGGGGCGGCTCTTGAGCATAAACCATTGAACCATGGATAAAGGCCATAATCAACAGGAGTTGTAAAATACGCATAGATCCTCTCATAAATCCTCTCATAGCTTAGGGTGAATAGAGTACGGTGAAAATTATATAGAACCTATTTTTTGCCGGATTAAAAGTCAAGGTTAAAAGTAAAGGTTAAAAAAAATGCCGGTGTGAGTTTTTGACTTTTCAAGTAAAAGTGACTATATTATGCTTCACTTTTTTTGGGGGGATGGGTAAATGATGAACAAAAAGGCTCACTTTTTAAAATATGACAATACCCGGAATTAAAATAGGATCAGGATATGATGTTCACAGGCTTGTGCCGGACAGAAAGCTGATTATCGGCGGTGTGAATATTGAGTTTCATTTGGGTCTTGAAGGCCATTCAGATGCAGATGTGTTGATTCATGCGGTGTGTGATGCTGTTCTGGGTGCTGCAGGTCTTGGTGATATAGGAGATCATTTTCCTGATACAGATCAAAAATACAAAGGGATTTCAAGTATGACCCTGCTTGAAATATGTTCTGCAAAGCTAAATAAGGCAGGATATGAAATATCCAATATGGATTGCATAGTGTTTGCACAGGTTCCCAGGATCAGTCCGTACAAGAAAAAAATGGAAGCAAACATTGCAAGGGTGTTGAACATGGATTCAAACCTTGTAAATGTAAAGGCTACCACAACTGAAAAGTTGGGGTTTGTTGGAAAAGAGCAGGGCATTGCCGCCCAATGTACTTTATTGGCAATCAGTAAAACAAAAATAGTAAAATAACACAGTAAAACAAAAACAAAAAAAGCCATTTCCCGGAAAACCTAACAGGTTAAAATATAACTGGGGAAAACATAACAGACTAAATATAACAGGCTAAAATATAACGGGAAAATACAAATGAGTTTAAAAGTATACAATACATTACATGGCAGAAAAGAAGAATTTGTACCCTTGAATGAAGGCAAAGTAAAAATGTATGTATGCGGCCCCACCGTATATGATACAAGCCACATCGGCCATGCCCGTTCCGTTGTCGTGTTTGACACGATTCTCAGATGGCTTCAGGAACTTGAATATGAGGTCACTTATGTCAGGAATTTTACAGATGTGGATGATAAGATCATTAAAAAATCCAATGAGACAGGTGAAGCTTGTTCTGCCATTACAGAAAAATATATTGATGAATTCCACAATGAAATGGATGCTCTCAACGTATTAAGGCCCACTGTTGAACCCAAGGCCACCGAGCATATCCGGCACATTATTGATTTTATTCAGATGTTGATTGATAAAGGCAAAGCCTATCCTGTTGAGGGCGGAGACGTCTATTTTTCCATTGATTCTTTTAAGGAGTATGGAAAGCTTTCCGGCAGGAATCCCGATGACATGAGGGCAGGGGCCAGGATTGCCGTGGATGATAAAAAAAAGAGTCCTCTGGATTTTTCTTTGTGGAAGCCGGCAAAGCCGGGAGAACCTTGCTGGGAAAGCCCATGGGGCAAGGGACGTCCAGGTTGGCATATTGAGTGTTCTGCCATGAGTTATGAATATCTGGGAGAAGGGTTTGATATCCATGGGGGCGGCAAGGATTTGATTTTTCCCCACCATGAAAACGAACTGGCACAGAGTGAGGCGGTATTTGGCCGTCAATTTGTTAAATATTGGATTCACAACGGGTTTGTGGACATCAACAATGAAAAAATGTCAAAATCCCTGGGCAATTTCACCATGATCAAGGAAGTTCTGGATACCTATTCTCCCGAGGTTATCCGAATGTTTCTTTTGTCCAATCATTACAGAAGTCCCATTGATTACAGCGAAGATTCCATGCGGGAAGTTTCCATGGGTCTGGACAGAATTTATGCTTTTCTGGAGAGACTGGAAAATGCCGGTGTCAGCCTTTATGAGTCTCAACTTGACGGCTCTCGGATTGACGGCTCCCGGAAAGGAGAGCTGTGGAATGATTTTTGTGCTGCCATGAATGATGATTTTAATTCAGCCAAGGCCATAGCCTGTGTCTTTGAAGCGGTTAAAAAAGGTAACAGGCTGCTGGATGATGCAAATGACAGTCCTGGTGCAGATCTTCTTGAAACCTTGAATCTTTTCTATAACGACATTCATGCCATTTCCAATGTTCTGGGCATATTTTTACTGGATTCTAAATCCTATTTTAAGGCTAAAAAAGAAAAGGGTATGGCAGATATGGCCATTGATCCAGCTCAAATTGAAGCGTTTATTCAGGAGCGGGTGGATGCCCGTAAAAACAAGGATTTTGCAAGGGCGGATGAGATCAGGGACCATCTTCAAAGCATTAATGTTGTCCTTGAAGATGGCCCTCAGGGAACCACATGGCGATTTGAATAACGCTTTATTTTTTTTTCATCTTTGCCCAGGCATCCCTTAAAGTCACGGTCCTGTTAAACACGATCTGGCCGGTTGCGGCATCGTTTGAACCCGGATGTTCGGCGTCCGGGTTTTTATTATTCTGATTTTCAGAATCCGGATCTTTAGCGTCCATACTTTTAGAATCAGGGCAAAAGTATCCCAGACGTTCAAACTGGTATACGGTTTCAGGGGTTGCCAGAGCAAGAATTTTTTCCAGTTTGCAGGATTCAAGTTCTTCCAGGGAATGGGGATTTAAGTTTTCAATAAAATCCTGTTTGTCCTGTTCCGGGTTCTCATCTTTGAACAGACGGTCATAGAGCCGTACCTTTGCCTCAATGCAGTCATTGGCATTGACCCAGTGAATGGTGCCTTTGACTTTTCTTCCGTCAGGGGCGTTTCCCCCTTTTGTTTGCGGATCATAGGTGCAGATCAATTCTATTACATTGCCTGCTTCGTCCTTTACAATATCCTTGCAGGTCACAAGATAGGCATATCGTAACCTCACTTCCCGGCCTGGACCCAGGCGGAAGAATTTTTTGGGCGGATTTTCCATGAAATCATCTTGTTCCACATAGATGGTTTTGGAAAAAGCTATGGTTCGTGTGCCCATTTTTTCATTCTGAGGGTGATTTTTAGCTACAAGCTCTTCTGTCAGGTCATCGGGATAATTTTCAATAGTGACTTTCAAGGGTCTTAATACACCCATGACTCTGGGGGCTTTTTCGTTCAGGTCGTCTCTCAGGCAGCTTTCCAAAAGCCCCATATCAATTCGGCTGTCTTTTTTGGAAATGCCGATAATATTGCAGAATTTCCTGATGGATTCAGGCGTATATCCTCTCCTTTTCATGCCTTCAAGAGTTGGAAGCCTTGGGTCATCCCATCCCTGGACATGGTTTTCTTCCACAAGCCGCTGAAGTTTGCGTTTGCTCAAAATGGTAAAGTTGATATTCATTCTTGCAAATTCAATCTGCCTGGGATGGCATGGGGTTTCAAGTTCATCTAAAATCCAGTCATACAAGGGCCTGTGATCTTCAAATTCAAGACTGCACAAAGAGTGGGTAATGCCTTCCATGGCATCGGAAAGACAATGGGTAAAATCATACATGGGGTAGATGCACCACTGATCCCCTGTCCTGGGGTGGGAGGCTTTTTTTACCCTGTAAATGATTGGATCACGAAGATTGATGTTGGGCGAAGCCATATCTATTTTTGCCCGCAGGGTATGCTCACCCTCATCAAATTCACCGTTTTTCATCCGGGCAAACAGTCTTAAGTTCTCTTCAATTGATCTGTCCCTGTAAGGGCTGTTTTTACCTGGTTCTGTCAGGGTGCCTCGATATTCTCTGATTTCGTCTGCCTTAAGGCTGCACACATAGGCTTTGCCTTTTTTAATCAGCTGAACAGCGAAATCATGAAGCCTGTCAAAATAGTCGGATGCAAATAAAGGGGTTCCAAATTCAAATCCCAGCCAGCTGACGGTTGATTTGATGGAATCAATATAGACCTGTTTTTCTTTTGTCGGGTTGGAGTCATCAAATCTTAAATTACATTTGCCGTTAAACTGACTTGCCATATTGAAATTCAGACAAATGGATTTTGCATGCCCGATATGAAGATATCCATTGGGTTCAGGAGGAAAACGTGTGAGTACTTGACCGTTATTTTTATTGTTTTTTATATCTTCTTTGATAATCGATTCGATAAAATGTGTTTTTTTGATTTCTTCTTCCATTATCTTGGTATCCTTAAGCTTTTGTGATTAAATAGGAGCTTTTTAATTATCACATATTTGATTTGTGAGGCAAACACTAATACCCTGTGCTAAATAATTTACAGAGGCTTGATCACAACATCGGCCATTGGCATATTAACATCAGCAACAAACACCTCATGCTTAAACAGGCAAGGTGTTTATAAAATTTGGTAATGCCGTATTCTTGAAAAATCGTTTGCTTGAGCTTGATCGGTTTTTTAGAATTTTAGATCATGGATTCCCTGATTTTTGCAACTTCATTGCTTTCAATATATTCGTCAAAGGTCATTAGGCGATCAATAACCTCGCCTGGGGTTATTTCGATAATTCGGTTTGCCACGGAATTGACGAACTCGTGGTCGTGGGAGGTGAAAAGAATCACCTCCTGGAATTTGACCAGGCTGTCATTTAATGCCGTTATTGATTCCAGGTCAAGGTGGTTGGTGGGTTCATCCAGTATCAAGGCATTTGATTGGGAAAGCATCATCTTTGAGAGCATGCAGCGTACCTTTTCTCCACCAGAGAGCATGCTGATTTTTTTTAAGGCTTCTTCCCCGGAAAATAGCATGCGTCCCAGGAATGTCCGGGCAAAGCTTTCACCTTCTTTGGGTGGGGCAAACTGCAACAGCCAGTCGATAAGGCTCTGGTCGCCTTTGAAATAGGTGCTGTGTTCTTTGGGAAAATAAGACCGGGTGATGGTTATACCCCATTTGAACGTACCGCTGTCCGGTTCCATCTCTCCTGCCAGGATCTGGAAAAGAGTTGTCTTGGCCGGGCTGTTTTGGCCCACAAAGGCAATTTTATCACCGCCGTTGACTGTAAAGCTTACATTATTCAATACTTTTTCACCATCAATGGTTTTGGTGAGGTTCTCCACTTCCAGAATCACATTCCCGCATGACCGTTCCGGCTTAAAGCAAATAAAAGGGTATTTTCTTGACGACACCGGCATGTCTTCTAAAGTGAGTTTTTCTAAAAGTTTTTTACGGGAGGTGGCCTGCTTTGATTTGGAGGCATTGGAACTGAATCGCTGGATAAAAGCTTTAAGTTCATTGGCCCGGTCTGTGACCTTCTTGTTTTCCGCCTGTTTTTGTCTCAGGTTCAGGCGGCTTGCCTGATACCAGAAGTCGTAATTTCCCACATAAACACAGATTTTACTAAAATCAATGTCTGCAATGTGGGTACACACCTGATTCATGAAATGACGGTCATGGGATACCACGATGACCGTGTTCTGGAAACGGTATAGAAAATCCTCAAGCCAGGCAATGGATTTGATGTCCAGGTTATTGGTGGGTTCATCCAGAAGCAGGATGTCTGGATTCCCGAACAGGGCCTGGGCAAGAAGAACCCTTACTTTTTCCCCGCCTTCGAGTTCTTTCATCTTTTTTTCATGCAAATCTTCGCTGATTCCCAGGCTGTTTAAAAGAACTGCGGCTTCAGATTCTGCCTCATAGCCGTTCATCTCCCCGAATTCTATCTCAAGCTCACCGGACCGTATTCCGTCTGCTTCGGAAAAATCGGGTTTGGCATAAATCGCATCTCTTTGTATCATGATTTTATACAGTTTTTCATATCCCATGATAACCGTGTTTAAAATCGTTTCTTCATCAAAGGCAAAGTGATCCTGCCGTAACACTGCGATCCTTTCCCCGGAACCAACTGAGACGGTTCCTGTGTCTGATTCAATATCACCTGAAAGAATTTTTAAGAATGTTGACTTTCCTGCACCATTGGCACCGATAAGTCCGTAACAATTGCCCGGTGCAAATTTTATATTGACATCTTTGAACAGAACTCTCTTGCCATAGGCGAGGGTGACGTTGGTTGTGCAAATCATTATTGGTTTATTTCCTTTTTATTAAACAAAAAACCACAGGAATTAATCCTGTGGTTTGAAAATTGGCTGTATTTTATCATTTTTTTGGATTAAAAGGAAATTTTTATTTGACAAAAAGCCCGATGGTTTTTCCATCTTTCAGGTTGACAAGGCCTTCCTCGCATATTTTTAAATAGGGAATGGCCGGGCTGGTCATTGTGATCAGGGATAATATGGGATCTTCAAAAACAACTCCCAGCTCTTTGGCAGCCTGGTTGACCTGTTTTGTGCGCCCGGCAATCTGTTCAATGGAAAGATCCGACATAATGCCCATGATGGGCATGGGAAGCTCGGCCAGCACGCGGCCATTTGAACAGACAACAACTCCGCCCTGCAATTGACCGATCCTGTTCACCGCCAGGGCCATATCTGCTTCATCGGCTCCCATAACCGTGATGTCCCGGGTATCCCAGGATGCACTGGCGGCAATGGCACCCTGTTTCATTCCCACACCGGAAACCAGGCCGGTAAAGCATTGGTTTGACTTTTTTACCCGGTCCACTGCCGCAATTTTAATAATGTCCTTTTCAATATCCACTTGTATCTGGTTATTCTTCACGGGCATGGACAGAATCTGTTCCTTGGTCACAAGCTGGGTTATCTTTTCAATGATTCTCACCTCTGCCTTTTTGGTTCCCGTTGGTGCCTGTATCTGAAAATCATTTTGTGAAAATGTTTTTTTCAGGTTCACACTGTTCAGACTTTTGGGGGAATAGGTATGGACTCTTGGTAAAACTTTGCATTCCCCGTCCCTGGCAATGACTTGTCCATTGCTGATTACCCAGGCAGGTTTAATAGTCCTGATGTCCGGAATAATGCACAGATCAGCAAACCGTCCAGGTGCAATGCCTCCGACCATATGATCAATCCCGAAATGTTCTGCTACGTTCAAGGTCACCATCCTGACCGCATCCACCGGGTCAAAGCCTAACTTAATGGCTTTCTGGAGTACATATTCCAGAGTCCCGTTTTTCATCAAAAATTCGGGTGACACACTGTCTGTGACCAGGATCAACCGACGAAGGTCGATTTCCAGGTCTTTTATTGTGGAAATCGCTTCAAGATCTTCTCGAACACCGCCTTCCCGTGCCATGACATAGATCCCCATTCTCAACCGTTCCAGGGCCTGCTCCATGGTAATGGGTTCATGGCAGGATGATACCCCCGCCCCCACATAGGCAGCAAGTTTTTCACCCCTGGCTCCTGCGGAATGGCCTTCCACGGTTTTTCCCATAGCCAGTGTCATGTTCATTAGCGGCAGGATGCGTTCCGGATACTGGAGCATGGATTGCCAGTACACCTCGCCCAGGCCCAGCACGTCCTCCCTTTTTAAAAGCTTTTCCAGCTCATCTTCAGGAATCCCGTTGGTGGCTTTGCTGATGGACACCATCACGGGAGCCGTGTTGAAAACCTTGACCGGCTGGTCCTGGTAAGATTCAATGAAATCTATTACACCGTCAATCCCTGCAACCGGATAGGCCTCTGTGGTTTCCGTCACCATGCAGGTGGTTCCTCCGGCAATGGCATAGGGTAGAAACTGGGTTGGTGAAAAATAATTGGCCAGATGGGTATGTCCGTCAATCAACCCTGGAATAACCGTCATCCCTTTTGCATCAATCACCAGGGTATTTGGCCCTGTTTGTGCATCTGCATCCTGGCTGATACAGGCAATCCATTTGTCCTTGATGCAAATGGAATGGTCATCCATTATTTCGCCTGTATAGACATTTAAAATTTTGCAGTTTAAAATTACCAGATCCGCTTTTTGAATCCCGGCAGCAACATCCATCAGCGTTTGTTTGTTTTGATTGAAAAACATCTTTTTTTTCATGGGATTTATCCTCCAGTCTTTTTTTTGTACGCTCCCTGCCGGTCTTTCCTTTTTTACATCTGTTTTTTTTGTTCGGTATATTCCGGTAAAGTTTGCACAGGACATATTGATTTTGTTTGCAATGGTCATTTCCATTGCCATGCATCTTTTTTTTTCAGCACTGAATTTGGGCCATCACCATGAAGCCATGCGTCTGCAGAAACATTTTCGCCCAGCCAGGTGTCCCAAAAAGCCGTACTCAGAGCAACTATAGCCTGATTATAATGCAGATTTGTTGCTTTTGTGTTTTTTGATAAAGAACGAATGCTAAAATCCGAGTGTTTAGCCTCGTAAAGCACAAGTTCGTATTTGCCCCCGGGCGGCAATGCCGGGAACACTGCCAGACGCGATTTCATGTCAACAGTACCAATGGGAGCAATATCTTTTGTGCCGGTTATCAGCATCCACGGTATTTTTACATTGCCGAACATCTGCGTGGTGTCCTCTCCATGGGGAGTGCTGGGGCTGAAGATGATGGCGGCTTTTATTCGTAAGTCGGTAAAAGACGCATTACCTAAGCTTGTTGTTTGCCCGCTTACTGCCTGTGTGGTCATGGCACCAAATGAATGTCCTGACATGCCGATCCGGTCAAGGTCCATGCGTTCGTGTAAAGCATGTCCTTTGGTGGTGTTCCATTTTTCGAGCTGATCCAGTACCAATGGGATATCCTTTAACCGCAGCATGAAGTTCCGGGGGCTGGCTGCTCCTTTCAGGGCTGTTATCCGCTCATCCGGTGCTTTACCCTTCCATATGGAATCATCACTTCCCGGATGCTGGATAAATATGGCCATGTAGCCGTTTGCAGCCCAGTGTTGACCCAGGTAGGCATTGTCTTTGCATGATCCTCCCAAGCCATGGCAGAACATTACTACAGGTGCAGGTGAATATTGTGCCGGAAGATAGACAAGAACCGGAACAGCGCGATACCTTATTGGGTCATTGACCACAAGTTCAAGTCTTTCTGGGTTTTGTTGATGAAAAATCATTGCAGGGTCATAGGCATTGATTTGTTCCTGAACAGGTGCTTGGAATGAAATCATGGGAAAAAGCTGTTTTGTCCTTAATACTGATTGGTTTTCAGCAGCACAAGGGTGCAGGCTTCAACTACATCAATGCCGGCCTGTTTTAATTGATCATATACGTTTTTGTTTTCCGTGCCGGGATTAAAAATGATTCGTTTGGGGGCTAACTGAATGATGTCCTTGATGATGGATTCCTGTCGTGCCGGGCCAAGGTACAGGGTAACAGTATCTATTTTTTCA belongs to Desulfobacula toluolica Tol2 and includes:
- a CDS encoding efflux RND transporter permease subunit, whose product is MNIISFFINKPVTVAVGVIMTVMFGLIGLQRLPVQLTPDVETPLITVNTTWYGATPYEIEKEIIEKQEKVLKGLQGLTKMESSSYNGLGEITLSFKIGTDLDDALLRVSNKMAEVGNYPENVNEPIIESSGADSSPIIWMTLKTTHENKNHINQFKTFFEDNVRQHLERINGVGSLLVFGGTDTTLDVIIDAQKMARYNVSINQIITSIRYANQNISAGILGMSKKNYRIRTINQFQTPEDALDVVIFDDGIKRVYLRDVAKVEKGYKKEAASVLTNGVQVIVVGVKKEKGANVLSMTDAVEKAVIKLNSTILADNNLNLEIVYDQRPYINTATDLVKRNIVIGSLLAIGVLLLFLRSVRTTLITGIAIPISAIGCFIFLWLLGRNLNVVSMAGISFAVGMLVDNSIVVLENVDRHRKTGKSAFDAAYEGTKEVWGAVLASTATTVAVFLPVIFIQEEAGQLFRDIAIAITSSIFLSLIVSVSVIPTLFHLFYKKRNDIKTNRLQKSIVGPFLSGIIMKLSNLSMKNTITRLATIIVFTSLSIGLTSWLLPSAEYLPQGNRNLILNILIPPPGYSVEKLKSMGKNIYKQTQPYFEEDDKEGFPMIKHMFFVGADRITLFGGISTHETRARELIPLFTRVMGDIPGVFGVSIQTGIFESDIGKGRTVDVNISGENIQDILQAAYALFGTIQSKMQNTQVRPVPSLEASYPEVQIIPNKEKLAANGLTPEELGVYVDILMDGRKIEEYRPEGIKQVDLVLKGRDSFGTSPEDILNSTIVNSFGDLIRVRDVAQVSYSEGMPQINHLERNRTITLQVTPPADLALQSAMELIENEIIPSVKETGTLKTVNVSVGGNADKLVETRKALQWNLLLALIITYLLMAALFENFLYPFIILFTIPLAAAGGLVGLWAVNNFIAPQGFDVLSMLGFIILIGTVVNNAILIVHQSLNNVRYNGLAGKYAVADAVKTRIRPIFMSATTSLLAMLPMVLSTGSGSELYRGLGSILLGGLALSTVFTLFVIPSLLVFIIGFETSKTI
- a CDS encoding efflux RND transporter periplasmic adaptor subunit, yielding MRGSMRILQLLLIMAFIHGSMVYAQEPPPAKVVISKIMFQEVAQNRSFIGTLYYERISYVSSEVSGLVTRIDVSTGDRITKTSPLVHLDTEILEKEIVLHQNQVEQAELSINHSKKNYQRMASLYKKSTIREKDYDDAEFVYQEAVLKKYAAQKTLEKLLIQKRKSVINAPFDGIILEKNVDSGDWVQQGKILISIGSVNDLFIKVPIAETLLKFIFVGQKVPVTINAYNKKLTGTIDNLIPIADPKTKNVFLKIRIPMLEKVAQNMSATVFISTGTPQKLAMIPRDALIKFQGNDFVYTIREKKAAMLPVSIVTYLGNSVGANNAHFTDGLPIIVEGNERLRPGQSVVIVGTN
- the ispF gene encoding 2-C-methyl-D-erythritol 2,4-cyclodiphosphate synthase, whose protein sequence is MTIPGIKIGSGYDVHRLVPDRKLIIGGVNIEFHLGLEGHSDADVLIHAVCDAVLGAAGLGDIGDHFPDTDQKYKGISSMTLLEICSAKLNKAGYEISNMDCIVFAQVPRISPYKKKMEANIARVLNMDSNLVNVKATTTEKLGFVGKEQGIAAQCTLLAISKTKIVK
- the cysS gene encoding cysteine--tRNA ligase, translated to MSLKVYNTLHGRKEEFVPLNEGKVKMYVCGPTVYDTSHIGHARSVVVFDTILRWLQELEYEVTYVRNFTDVDDKIIKKSNETGEACSAITEKYIDEFHNEMDALNVLRPTVEPKATEHIRHIIDFIQMLIDKGKAYPVEGGDVYFSIDSFKEYGKLSGRNPDDMRAGARIAVDDKKKSPLDFSLWKPAKPGEPCWESPWGKGRPGWHIECSAMSYEYLGEGFDIHGGGKDLIFPHHENELAQSEAVFGRQFVKYWIHNGFVDINNEKMSKSLGNFTMIKEVLDTYSPEVIRMFLLSNHYRSPIDYSEDSMREVSMGLDRIYAFLERLENAGVSLYESQLDGSRIDGSRKGELWNDFCAAMNDDFNSAKAIACVFEAVKKGNRLLDDANDSPGADLLETLNLFYNDIHAISNVLGIFLLDSKSYFKAKKEKGMADMAIDPAQIEAFIQERVDARKNKDFARADEIRDHLQSINVVLEDGPQGTTWRFE
- a CDS encoding glutamine--tRNA ligase/YqeY domain fusion protein: MEEEIKKTHFIESIIKEDIKNNKNNGQVLTRFPPEPNGYLHIGHAKSICLNFNMASQFNGKCNLRFDDSNPTKEKQVYIDSIKSTVSWLGFEFGTPLFASDYFDRLHDFAVQLIKKGKAYVCSLKADEIREYRGTLTEPGKNSPYRDRSIEENLRLFARMKNGEFDEGEHTLRAKIDMASPNINLRDPIIYRVKKASHPRTGDQWCIYPMYDFTHCLSDAMEGITHSLCSLEFEDHRPLYDWILDELETPCHPRQIEFARMNINFTILSKRKLQRLVEENHVQGWDDPRLPTLEGMKRRGYTPESIRKFCNIIGISKKDSRIDMGLLESCLRDDLNEKAPRVMGVLRPLKVTIENYPDDLTEELVAKNHPQNEKMGTRTIAFSKTIYVEQDDFMENPPKKFFRLGPGREVRLRYAYLVTCKDIVKDEAGNVIELICTYDPQTKGGNAPDGRKVKGTIHWVNANDCIEAKVRLYDRLFKDENPEQDKQDFIENLNPHSLEELESCKLEKILALATPETVYQFERLGYFCPDSKSMDAKDPDSENQNNKNPDAEHPGSNDAATGQIVFNRTVTLRDAWAKMKKK